Within Paeniglutamicibacter psychrophenolicus, the genomic segment CGGCCTCGACGATGCCGGTTGCGGCACCGGCGACATCGTATTCGTGCTCGCCCAGCAGGCCCGGGTGCTCGGCGGTTTCCCCGCCGACCAGTGCGGTGCCGGCAATGGTGCAGCCCTCGGCGATGCCGCGGACGATGTCCGCGATGCGCTCCGGGACGACCTTGCCGCAGGCAATGTAATCGGTCATGAACAGCGGCTCGGCGCCGACCACGACGATGTCATCAACGACCATCCCGACCAGGTCCTGGCCGATGGTGTGGTGGATGTCCATGGCCTGGGCGATGGCGACCTTGGTGCCGACGCCATCGGTGGAGGTGGCCAGCAGCGGCTTCTTGTAGGAAAGGAACTTCGAGGCGTCGTAGAGGCCTGCGAATCCGCCCACACCGCCCAGGACGTTGGCGTTGTGGGTGGCCTTGATGGCGCCCTTCATCAATTCAACGGCGCGGTCACCGGCCTCGACATCGACACCGGCCGAAGCGTAGGTGATTCCGGAATTCTCAGGGGTGGCGCTTGTCATCTCTGATGGTCCTTTACTTAGTTGCGCGGTGTTTTGTCTTCGGCGGTGAGGGCCGACTCGAACTCTGCATCCGGGCCCGGCTCACATCCCGCCTGGTTGCTACGTTCAAGCAGGTTCTTGCCGATGCGGTCGGAACCCGGCAAGGCGATCGGGTAGTCCCCGGTGAAGCAGGCGGTGCACAGGCGTTCGCGCTTCTGCTCGGTGGCATTGATCATGCCGTCCTCGGAAATGTAGGCCAGGGAGTCGGCGCCGATGGACTTGCTGATTTCCTCCACGGCGGCGCCGTTGGCAATCAGCTCGGCCCGGGTCGCGAAGTCGATGCCGTAGAAGCAGGGCCACTTCACCGGCGGGGAGGAGATCTTTACGTGGATCTCGGCCGCGCCGGCTTCGCGCAGCATGCGCACCACGGCGCGCTGGGTGTTGCCGCGCACGATCGAGTCATCGACCACGACCACGCGCTTGCCCTTGATCACCGGTTCCAGGGCATTGAGCTTGAGCTTGATGCCCAGCTGGCGCAGCGTCTGGGACGGCTGGATGAAGGTTCGTCCAACGTAGGCGTTCTTGACGAAGCCGTGGGCAAAGGGGATGCCGGACTGCTCGGCGTAGCCGATGGCTGCCGGGGTGCCGGACTCGGGGACCGGGATGACGATGTCGGCGTCGGCGGAGTTTTCGCGGGCCAGCTGGCGACCCATCTCCACGCGGGACTCGTACACGGAGCGGCCGTTGATGGACGCATCCGGGCGGGCCAGGTAGACGTACTCGAAGACGCATGCCGCGGGGGTTGCCGCACCGAAGCGCTGTGAGCGCACGCCTTCTTCGTCGATGGCAATGAATTCACCCGGCTCGATCTCGCGGATGAAGCTGGCGCCAACGGTGGCCAGTGCGGCCTGCTCGGAGGCCACGACCCAGCCGCGTTCGAGGCGGCCAAGCACCAGCGGGCGAACGCCGTAGGTGTCGCGTGCCGCGTAAAGGGTGTGTTCGTCCATGAAGACGAAGCAGAAGGCGCCGCGCAGCTTGGGCAGCAACGACAGGGCGGTCTCTTCGAGGGATTCGCCTTCGGCGCCGTTGAGCAGAGCCGTCACCAACGCGGTGTCGGTGGTGTTGCCCTGGGCGATTTCGCCGCGGACCTTTTCCCCGGACTCTTCCTGCTCGTCCTTGACCATTTCCATCAGCTCTGCCGAGTTGGTCAGGTTCCCGTTGTGGGCCAAGGCGACAGTGCCTGCGGAGGTGGGGCCAAGCGTCGGCTGGGCGTTGGCCCAGTGGCTGGCACCCGTGGTCGAGTAACGGCAGTGGCCAATGGCCAGGTGCCCCTGCATC encodes:
- the purF gene encoding amidophosphoribosyltransferase, yielding MARGDGNLNHDLLPNEKGPQDECGVFGVWAPGEEVAKLTYYGLYALQHRGQESAGLATSDGARINVYKDMGLVSQVFDENTLNSMQGHLAIGHCRYSTTGASHWANAQPTLGPTSAGTVALAHNGNLTNSAELMEMVKDEQEESGEKVRGEIAQGNTTDTALVTALLNGAEGESLEETALSLLPKLRGAFCFVFMDEHTLYAARDTYGVRPLVLGRLERGWVVASEQAALATVGASFIREIEPGEFIAIDEEGVRSQRFGAATPAACVFEYVYLARPDASINGRSVYESRVEMGRQLARENSADADIVIPVPESGTPAAIGYAEQSGIPFAHGFVKNAYVGRTFIQPSQTLRQLGIKLKLNALEPVIKGKRVVVVDDSIVRGNTQRAVVRMLREAGAAEIHVKISSPPVKWPCFYGIDFATRAELIANGAAVEEISKSIGADSLAYISEDGMINATEQKRERLCTACFTGDYPIALPGSDRIGKNLLERSNQAGCEPGPDAEFESALTAEDKTPRN